A window from Citrobacter amalonaticus encodes these proteins:
- the yaaA gene encoding peroxide stress protein YaaA, which produces MLILISPAKTLDYQSPLATTRHTLPELLDHSQQLIHVARKLSAPQIGKLMNISDKLADLNATRFHDWQPDFTPENARQAILAFKGDVYTGLQAENFSEADFDFAQQHLRMLSGLYGVLRPLDLMQPYRLEMGIRLDNAKGKDLYQFWGDIITDKLNEALAAQGDQVVINLASDEYFRAVKPKKLNAELIKPVFLDEKNGKFKVISFYAKKARGLMSRYIIENRLTEPEQLTGFNSEGYFFDDAASGNGELVFKRHEQ; this is translated from the coding sequence ATGCTGATTCTGATTTCACCTGCAAAAACACTCGACTACCAGAGCCCGCTGGCAACAACGCGCCATACGCTACCTGAATTACTGGATCACTCGCAGCAACTGATTCATGTGGCGCGTAAACTTTCAGCCCCGCAAATCGGCAAGCTGATGAACATCAGCGACAAACTCGCCGATCTAAACGCCACCCGTTTTCATGACTGGCAGCCGGACTTCACGCCAGAAAACGCGCGTCAGGCCATTCTGGCTTTCAAAGGCGATGTCTATACCGGACTACAGGCCGAAAACTTCAGTGAAGCCGATTTCGATTTTGCCCAGCAGCATTTGCGTATGCTCTCAGGTTTATATGGCGTGCTGCGCCCGCTGGATCTGATGCAACCTTATCGTCTGGAAATGGGTATCCGTCTGGATAACGCCAAAGGGAAGGATCTGTATCAGTTCTGGGGCGATATCATCACGGATAAGCTTAATGAAGCGCTCGCCGCACAGGGCGACCAGGTGGTGATTAACCTGGCATCGGATGAATACTTCCGCGCCGTGAAACCGAAGAAACTGAATGCCGAGCTGATTAAACCTGTCTTCCTCGACGAGAAAAACGGTAAGTTCAAAGTCATCAGTTTCTACGCCAAAAAGGCGCGCGGCCTGATGAGCCGCTACATCATTGAAAACCGCCTGACGGAGCCTGAACAGCTCACCGGCTTTAACAGCGAGGGTTACTTCTTTGATGACGCCGCGTCTGGCAACGGCGAACTGGTGTTTAAGCGTCACGAGCAGTAA